The following DNA comes from Kluyveromyces lactis strain NRRL Y-1140 chromosome E complete sequence.
TCGTATCTAAGATGTCTGCAAATACTCCAATGAGCTTTAGCAAGTTTGCACCTTGGAGGAAACAATCTGCTAGTCCGAAACAAAAGGCAGTTGTCAGGCgactttttgataaagttATCCGCacagaagagaaatatGCAGATATGGAGGCCAATGTAGAAGCATATCTAAAAACCCTAGACAAGGGAGCCGCATCATCTATTCTTTTTGCGACTTCACTTGCTCCAAAGTATCCAGTGAAGAGAATATTAAAACTACTATCGTGGAGACAAGCTCAAAAGATTCGTAACGAAGACGTGTAAATAACTATTAATTTATAATTTGTATGAAAATAATCCCCGAAAATAAGTTGTAATACTGCTAAAGAAGCTGATAACCAAGTCAAATCACAGATCACTTTGCTTTCTCTTGTGCCTGTATACGCAATCCTTCTATTTACTATTTGCCGTTTCATGTACTGTATTGATATTGGGAAAAAGATATTGCAAGTAAAAATGAATCGATTGATCAAAAGAGAGAACGTGAGAGAATAAATCCCGATAGGCAGGTATGTTACTCGGTAAGAAACTCAGAGACTAAATCATTGAGATGGTATCTATACTAGCCGTACCGGGGCCATTGAAGACTTTTTTCGATAAATTCCCGTTGAAAACATTCGAATATGTTAATGACGAAGATAAAGCTATGGACTACCAAATCTCGCAACGGAGCGCATATTTTGAAGGTCCAGACGCTGTACAATCGAGCAAAGACGATGTTTTCCAATTAGGAGTATACCAAATAGTACGAGACTCAGAAACTGGGGTCCTCTTGGCGTCTGATCCATGGGGTTTATTTGCCGAATTATCTCTCAGCAAGAAGAACAACCTAAAATTACCCAGTGAAGGATTTAATGCCAATGGTACCAATGCTCCAACGAAAAGACGATTACAGCATTCCATGTGTGTCCTATCGCCCAGAGCGTCAGTGACTAAGAGCTTGCCCATTCTAGTGGAAGGATTTACGAAGAGACACGTTAGATCCACCGAAAGCATCAACGAGATTTTGTATTCAAGAATCGCTACTGGTGAACACACAATGTACTTGAAACTAATAAATACAATAGTTTACGATGGTTACATCGTAGACTTACTTTGCAACGTCCCTTCTAACAAGTTTTGCGAGTTATACGCCCACATCAATGAAAGAGAGACTTCCATCACCAATTGGGTAACAATTCAGGACACTAAGACTACTATCCTTGAAAGGAATGGCTTCCAAATACGCCATGAAGTACTATCTAAATACTTGGTCG
Coding sequences within:
- the SAM35 gene encoding SAM complex subunit SAM35 (weakly similar to uniprot|P14693 Saccharomyces cerevisiae YHR083W SAM35 Essential component of the sorting and assembly machinery (SAM complex aka TOB complex) of the mitochondrial outer membrane which binds precursors of beta-barrel proteins and facilitates their insertion into the outer membrane) produces the protein MVSILAVPGPLKTFFDKFPLKTFEYVNDEDKAMDYQISQRSAYFEGPDAVQSSKDDVFQLGVYQIVRDSETGVLLASDPWGLFAELSLSKKNNLKLPSEGFNANGTNAPTKRRLQHSMCVLSPRASVTKSLPILVEGFTKRHVRSTESINEILYSRIATGEHTMYLKLINTIVYDGYIVDLLCNVPSNKFCELYAHINERETSITNWVTIQDTKTTILERNGFQIRHEVLSKYLVELKYPIRTPRVTQLAELSENIILETINCLERLQTHWKGSSKSEPDSTTNLNKYQYIDLALVSYILAIAQLGSESVLNQWLQTNGQYLLQYSYQLLKKCS